One part of the Coleofasciculus sp. FACHB-T130 genome encodes these proteins:
- a CDS encoding S9 family peptidase: MQSTIERSATQLPPLIPREILFGNPERTSPRLSPDGKYLAYIAPDEKNVLQVWLRTVGQEDDRQLTADKKRGIRIFFWTYNADQLMYMQDSDGDENFHLYAVNIHSNIVRDLTPFQGVKAQPVDLDPKFPDQVLVGMNLKDLQKFDVYRINLANGAVDLYAENPGNVVSWTVDAQFQVRAATAATPDGGSDLLFRETTQSDWETLRHWGPDDEGGAVSFSEDGKTLYISGSHDANASRLIAFDVTTREETVIAEDPQYDLGGIVIHPITRVIQAVSFYKEKQEWQVLDQSIAADFEAIAQIRPGEFGISSRDLADKNWLVAFLTDDGPVYYYAYNRDSKTSTLLFSNKPVLEGLSLASMQPISYQAQDGLTVHGYLTTPVGITAQNLPTVLLVHGGPWARDTWGYDPQAQWLANRGYAVLQVNFRGSTGYGKAFVNAGNREWAGKMHDDLIDAVNWLVQQGISDPQKIAIMGGSYGGYATLVGLTFTPDVFACGVDIVGPSNLITLMQSIPPYWEPLKANFYYRVGNLETEEEFLKSRSPLFFVDRITKPLLIAQGANDPRVKQAESEQIVEAMQKANKPVEYALYTDEGHGFARPENRLHFYAIAEEFLSKYLGGRCEPLGDIPGHSGVLNP, from the coding sequence ATGCAATCAACCATTGAGCGATCGGCAACCCAACTACCGCCGCTGATTCCCCGTGAGATTCTTTTCGGCAACCCAGAACGTACCAGTCCGCGACTTTCACCGGATGGTAAGTATCTGGCGTACATCGCCCCCGACGAGAAGAATGTCTTGCAGGTGTGGTTGCGGACAGTCGGACAGGAAGACGACCGCCAACTCACCGCCGATAAGAAGCGCGGTATCCGGATTTTCTTCTGGACTTATAACGCCGACCAGCTGATGTATATGCAAGACTCAGATGGCGACGAAAACTTTCACCTCTATGCAGTCAATATTCACTCCAATATTGTCCGCGACTTAACGCCATTCCAAGGGGTGAAAGCACAGCCAGTGGATCTTGACCCCAAGTTTCCCGATCAAGTGTTGGTGGGGATGAACTTGAAGGACTTACAAAAGTTTGATGTTTACCGCATTAACCTGGCAAACGGTGCGGTTGACTTATACGCCGAAAACCCAGGCAACGTAGTTAGCTGGACAGTGGACGCCCAATTCCAGGTACGTGCCGCTACCGCAGCAACTCCTGATGGGGGTTCTGACCTGTTATTCCGGGAAACAACCCAAAGCGATTGGGAAACGCTGCGTCACTGGGGACCAGATGATGAAGGCGGTGCCGTTAGCTTCTCGGAAGATGGCAAAACCCTTTATATCAGCGGCAGTCACGATGCCAACGCCAGTCGCCTGATTGCTTTCGATGTCACTACTCGCGAAGAAACAGTCATTGCCGAAGATCCGCAATACGATCTAGGCGGTATCGTCATTCACCCGATTACGCGAGTTATCCAGGCAGTTTCCTTCTACAAAGAGAAACAAGAATGGCAGGTACTTGACCAAAGTATCGCCGCAGATTTTGAAGCGATCGCCCAAATTCGTCCCGGAGAATTCGGCATTTCTTCTCGCGACCTTGCCGACAAAAATTGGCTAGTTGCTTTCCTCACCGATGATGGCCCAGTCTACTACTACGCCTATAATCGAGATTCCAAGACCAGCACCCTCCTGTTCAGCAACAAACCCGTATTAGAAGGGTTGTCGCTGGCATCCATGCAACCAATTTCCTACCAAGCCCAAGACGGCTTGACGGTTCACGGCTACCTGACAACACCTGTAGGAATCACCGCCCAAAATTTACCGACCGTGTTGTTGGTTCACGGTGGCCCTTGGGCGCGAGATACTTGGGGTTACGACCCGCAAGCGCAGTGGCTAGCGAACCGGGGTTATGCCGTCCTGCAAGTAAATTTCCGGGGTTCCACCGGCTACGGCAAAGCCTTTGTCAACGCTGGCAACCGGGAATGGGCAGGGAAGATGCACGACGATCTCATTGATGCCGTCAACTGGCTGGTGCAGCAAGGCATCTCCGACCCGCAAAAAATTGCTATCATGGGCGGTTCCTACGGTGGTTACGCAACCCTAGTCGGATTAACTTTCACGCCGGATGTGTTTGCCTGCGGTGTAGATATCGTGGGTCCCAGTAACTTGATTACGCTAATGCAAAGTATCCCACCCTACTGGGAACCGCTGAAGGCAAACTTCTACTATCGGGTTGGCAACTTGGAGACGGAAGAAGAATTTCTCAAATCGCGATCGCCCTTATTTTTCGTTGACCGGATTACCAAACCACTGCTAATCGCCCAAGGTGCTAACGATCCACGGGTGAAGCAGGCGGAAAGCGAACAAATCGTCGAGGCGATGCAAAAGGCAAATAAACCTGTAGAATATGCCCTTTACACGGACGAAGGACACGGTTTCGCCCGTCCCGAAAACCGATTGCACTTTTACGCGATCGCAGAAGAGTTTCTCTCTAAATACTTGGGTGGACGCTGTGAACCGCTAGGAGACATCCCCGGACATTCCGGCGTACTAAACCCATAG
- a CDS encoding nucleoside deaminase, producing MDDFIKDAIAEAKQGLSEGGIPIGSVLVKDGQIVGRGHNKRVQDNDPVTHAEIDCLRNSGRIGSYKDTTLYSTLMPCYLCAGAVVQFGIKKVIVGESATFSGAKEFMESHGVEVIDLNLDDCKQLMSDFIQNNPQLWNEDIGK from the coding sequence ATGGACGACTTTATCAAAGACGCGATCGCCGAAGCTAAACAGGGGCTCAGCGAGGGGGGAATTCCCATTGGTTCAGTTCTAGTTAAAGATGGGCAAATTGTCGGGAGAGGACATAATAAGCGCGTCCAAGACAACGACCCTGTTACCCACGCAGAAATCGATTGCTTACGCAATTCTGGCAGAATCGGCAGCTACAAAGATACAACGCTTTATTCTACCTTGATGCCTTGTTACCTCTGTGCGGGTGCTGTTGTCCAATTTGGGATTAAAAAAGTCATCGTCGGTGAATCTGCAACTTTCTCCGGTGCCAAGGAATTCATGGAATCTCACGGCGTTGAAGTGATTGATTTAAACCTGGATGATTGCAAGCAGTTAATGAGCGATTTCATCCAGAATAATCCCCAGTTGTGGAATGAGGATATTGGCAAGTAA
- a CDS encoding DRTGG domain-containing protein → MPKAAKYLLIGSTEAYSGKSATILGIAHQLKEKGLDIAYGKPLGTCLSESQTDAMEEDVRLLAQVLKLPENRIRPTLLSLDEETIQRRLSGEDQTDYRLSLEQYRRVPGAPMVLLEGPGTLEEGSLFDLSLGQVAEAVDAAVLLVARFHSVLLVDALLSAKKRLGDRLTGVLINDIPAANLEAAETLVRPFLERQGIPVLGMLPRSELLRSVSVRELVSQLKAEVLCRPDRLDLMVQSLTIGAMNVNSALKYFRKGTNMAVVTGGDRTDIQLAALETSTQCLILTGQLPPQHFILSRAEDLEIPILSVDLDTLTTVGIIDRAFGQVRLHEPIKVECVRQMMAENFDIERLMATLGLEPAVTVQ, encoded by the coding sequence GTGCCAAAAGCGGCTAAATATTTGCTTATCGGGTCAACAGAAGCTTACAGTGGCAAGTCAGCAACGATCTTGGGGATTGCCCATCAGCTGAAAGAAAAGGGGCTGGATATCGCCTATGGGAAACCGCTGGGCACCTGTTTAAGTGAATCGCAAACAGATGCGATGGAGGAGGATGTCCGGTTACTCGCTCAGGTATTGAAATTACCAGAAAATCGAATCAGACCGACTCTGCTGTCTCTGGATGAAGAGACGATTCAAAGACGCCTTTCTGGAGAAGACCAGACGGATTACCGTCTGTCTCTGGAGCAGTATCGACGGGTGCCTGGTGCCCCAATGGTTTTATTAGAAGGGCCAGGAACTTTGGAAGAAGGCAGCTTATTCGACTTGTCTCTGGGACAGGTTGCTGAGGCGGTTGATGCGGCTGTTTTACTGGTGGCTCGTTTTCACTCGGTTCTATTGGTGGATGCGCTGTTGTCAGCCAAAAAGCGGCTGGGCGATCGCTTAACGGGTGTTTTGATAAACGATATTCCCGCAGCTAATCTGGAAGCCGCTGAGACGCTCGTACGACCTTTTCTAGAGCGGCAGGGGATTCCTGTGTTGGGAATGTTGCCAAGAAGCGAGTTGCTGCGGAGTGTCAGCGTTCGGGAACTGGTCAGCCAGTTGAAAGCAGAAGTTCTGTGCCGTCCAGATCGGCTGGATTTAATGGTACAAAGCTTGACAATTGGCGCAATGAATGTAAATTCTGCGCTGAAGTATTTCCGTAAGGGAACGAACATGGCGGTGGTGACGGGAGGCGATCGCACGGATATCCAGCTAGCCGCCTTGGAAACTTCTACTCAGTGCCTGATCTTGACTGGACAATTGCCGCCACAACATTTTATCCTCAGCCGCGCTGAAGATTTAGAGATTCCGATTTTGTCGGTTGACCTGGATACGCTGACGACTGTAGGAATTATTGACCGTGCCTTTGGTCAAGTGCGGCTCCACGAACCGATTAAGGTCGAGTGCGTTCGCCAGATGATGGCTGAAAACTTCGATATTGAGCGGTTAATGGCGACTTTGGGTTTAGAACCGGCGGTTACGGTGCAGTAA
- a CDS encoding HNH endonuclease signature motif containing protein, with protein sequence MPPHRKISEVVRQQVRQRARSLCEYCHASEQWQYVQFTVDHVIPIAQGGADTIENLALACFHCNRRKADKITAIDPQFDLQVLLFNPKQDIWKDHFIWSADVLSIVGITPTGRATVVALGLNREWVINIRAADRAIGRHPPIGDPIQQAE encoded by the coding sequence TTGCCTCCTCATCGTAAGATAAGCGAAGTTGTTCGGCAGCAGGTACGTCAGCGAGCCAGGAGTTTGTGCGAGTATTGTCACGCATCAGAACAATGGCAATACGTGCAATTCACAGTAGATCATGTAATTCCAATTGCTCAAGGCGGAGCGGATACTATTGAAAACTTGGCTTTAGCTTGTTTTCATTGCAATCGAAGAAAAGCCGATAAAATAACAGCGATAGATCCTCAGTTTGATCTACAAGTTCTACTGTTTAACCCCAAACAAGATATTTGGAAGGATCATTTCATTTGGTCTGCTGATGTACTCTCAATCGTTGGTATAACACCCACTGGCAGGGCTACAGTCGTTGCATTAGGATTAAATCGCGAATGGGTTATAAATATTCGTGCCGCCGATCGAGCAATCGGGCGGCATCCACCAATAGGCGATCCAATTCAGCAAGCCGAGTAA
- a CDS encoding CopG family transcriptional regulator — protein MQKVTISLEDDILRFVDLQAKGNRSAYINELLAEHRRRILEAQMITALQQDAKDPEYQAEIAAWDSVAGDGMNASE, from the coding sequence ATGCAAAAAGTCACAATCTCTTTAGAAGATGACATCCTACGATTTGTAGATTTGCAGGCAAAAGGCAACCGCAGCGCCTATATTAACGAACTGCTGGCAGAACACCGCCGCCGTATTCTGGAAGCACAAATGATCACTGCCCTCCAACAGGATGCTAAAGATCCAGAGTACCAAGCTGAAATTGCAGCTTGGGATAGTGTCGCTGGGGATGGCATGAATGCCAGCGAGTAA
- the ebsA gene encoding type IV pilus biogenesis protein EbsA: protein MSIDQLQPANQGDVSVYMPYYQGNKRNMLPLAISLYQKGSLEGNRKIEGGDSIPFVATWYVSRLPLDLTRCRLQFDGNAELSYEVMMANSELVDFLIDVIMNFKRTRTIDFSHAFYRKLLRADG, encoded by the coding sequence ATGTCAATTGACCAACTTCAGCCTGCAAACCAAGGGGATGTCAGTGTCTACATGCCCTACTACCAGGGCAATAAGCGGAATATGTTGCCCTTGGCAATTAGCCTGTATCAAAAAGGGTCTTTAGAAGGGAATCGCAAAATAGAAGGCGGCGATAGCATTCCTTTTGTTGCCACCTGGTATGTGTCTAGGCTCCCATTGGATTTGACCCGTTGTCGGTTGCAGTTTGATGGAAATGCGGAACTGAGTTACGAAGTGATGATGGCAAATTCAGAGTTAGTCGATTTTTTAATCGATGTAATTATGAATTTCAAGCGCACTCGCACAATCGACTTTTCCCACGCGTTCTATCGTAAGCTGCTACGAGCAGATGGTTGA
- a CDS encoding radical SAM protein: protein MPPLVANYYLTYRCNARCHFCNIWALEPPQEADFATIQHNLKDLRRLGLKYIDFTGGEPLLRADVGQIYAEAKKQGFWTSMTTNTILYPKKAKEIQGLVDFLNFSLDGADAETHDHSRGVKIFDTLVESVALAQELGEQPVLNHTVTAQNYQHINEVAELGLRLGVRVWLNPAFTAHDHYNSNKNPTPDMVAAIQAAAKKYKNVGYNKAALAFIEAGGNDTKNPRCKAVDAVIAISPDDKLLLPCYHFAQTGVPINGKLYDLYRQSEEVESYRQSQGKLSVCEGCTVWCYLIPSFFMGVDKYWWLNQVTYAGEFLARKRFLQRA, encoded by the coding sequence ATGCCTCCTTTAGTTGCTAATTACTACTTAACTTATCGCTGCAACGCCCGATGTCATTTTTGTAACATCTGGGCATTAGAGCCACCCCAAGAAGCTGACTTTGCCACGATTCAACACAACTTAAAGGACTTGCGCCGGTTGGGTCTGAAGTATATAGACTTTACGGGTGGCGAACCCCTGCTACGTGCAGATGTTGGTCAGATTTACGCTGAAGCCAAAAAGCAGGGATTCTGGACCAGCATGACGACGAATACAATTCTTTACCCGAAAAAAGCCAAAGAAATTCAAGGATTAGTTGACTTCTTGAATTTCTCGCTAGATGGTGCAGATGCTGAAACCCACGACCATTCGCGGGGAGTGAAAATTTTTGACACCCTGGTTGAGTCGGTTGCTCTAGCACAAGAACTCGGCGAACAACCCGTTCTCAACCACACCGTCACCGCCCAAAATTATCAGCACATTAACGAAGTCGCAGAACTCGGTCTGCGCCTAGGCGTCAGGGTATGGCTCAACCCAGCTTTCACCGCCCACGACCACTACAATTCCAACAAGAATCCCACCCCAGACATGGTGGCAGCAATTCAAGCCGCCGCCAAGAAATATAAGAATGTCGGATACAATAAGGCTGCACTGGCGTTCATTGAAGCTGGGGGGAATGATACGAAAAATCCCCGCTGTAAAGCGGTAGATGCAGTAATTGCGATTTCTCCCGACGACAAGCTACTCCTACCTTGCTATCACTTTGCCCAAACCGGCGTTCCCATTAACGGTAAGCTTTACGACCTCTATCGCCAGTCAGAGGAAGTAGAATCCTACCGCCAATCTCAGGGCAAGCTGTCCGTGTGCGAAGGATGTACGGTATGGTGTTACCTGATCCCCAGCTTCTTTATGGGTGTAGATAAGTATTGGTGGTTGAATCAAGTAACCTATGCCGGAGAATTCCTGGCCCGAAAAAGATTCTTACAACGAGCTTGA
- the rbsK gene encoding ribokinase yields the protein MTKVIIFGSINMDLVARSPRLPVAGETLRGHDFFTAAGGKGANQAVAVARLGIPTQLVGRLGADNFGRELLANLQASGVETGAVLVDEAAHSGVAAIAVGGRGENHIIIVPGANGRVNQEDVGRLSDLLPGAAALLLQFEIPMPAVVAAARAARQAGVQVILDPAPAIEMGDFASVLYPLVDIITPNEIEAGQLVGFAVDGQETAAKAAAALRQQGVGTAIVKLGDRGVFCATPEETFFVPAFPVQTVDTVAAGDAFNGGLAAALASGRPLREAVVWGAATGAISATIAGAQPSLPDRETFDTFLRERGILSLSGTGE from the coding sequence ATGACCAAAGTTATCATCTTCGGCAGCATTAACATGGATCTCGTGGCGCGATCGCCTCGATTGCCAGTTGCTGGTGAAACGCTGCGGGGTCATGACTTTTTTACCGCTGCGGGTGGAAAAGGGGCGAATCAAGCGGTAGCAGTGGCGCGGCTGGGGATTCCGACTCAGCTCGTTGGGCGTCTGGGTGCCGACAATTTTGGACGCGAACTCCTCGCCAATCTTCAAGCGTCTGGTGTCGAGACTGGGGCTGTCTTGGTGGATGAGGCGGCTCATTCTGGCGTCGCAGCGATCGCTGTGGGTGGGAGGGGAGAAAATCACATTATCATCGTCCCCGGTGCCAATGGGCGCGTGAACCAGGAGGATGTCGGACGCCTTAGCGATTTGTTACCCGGTGCTGCTGCATTGCTCCTTCAATTCGAGATTCCGATGCCAGCCGTTGTAGCCGCGGCTAGGGCAGCCCGACAAGCCGGTGTCCAGGTGATTCTCGATCCCGCACCTGCTATCGAGATGGGAGATTTTGCGTCTGTTTTATATCCGTTGGTTGACATTATCACCCCCAACGAAATTGAGGCGGGGCAATTGGTGGGTTTTGCGGTGGATGGGCAAGAAACCGCTGCCAAAGCAGCCGCAGCTTTACGTCAACAGGGCGTCGGTACTGCAATTGTGAAACTAGGCGATCGCGGTGTCTTCTGTGCCACACCGGAGGAAACATTCTTCGTCCCCGCTTTTCCCGTTCAGACAGTTGATACTGTTGCGGCTGGGGATGCGTTTAATGGGGGATTGGCAGCAGCTTTGGCTTCTGGGCGTCCTCTGCGGGAGGCAGTAGTCTGGGGTGCTGCCACTGGTGCGATTTCGGCAACTATTGCCGGTGCCCAGCCTTCTTTGCCCGATAGAGAGACGTTCGACACATTTCTCAGAGAACGAGGGATTCTATCTCTAAGTGGAACAGGGGAATAG
- a CDS encoding DUF433 domain-containing protein → MARYSLNLPTQLKQDAEKYAASQGVSLNQFILWAVAEKVGALSQQLDDPAFPEITYRRGASGQPMPFLRGTGLRVQTVVVAAKLWGLSPKEISAEYGLSEAQVKQALAYFGAHAAEIEMAIASEETLEAANV, encoded by the coding sequence ATGGCACGTTACTCCTTGAACTTACCAACTCAGTTAAAGCAAGATGCCGAAAAATATGCAGCTTCCCAAGGTGTTTCGCTAAATCAATTCATTTTGTGGGCTGTGGCAGAGAAGGTAGGGGCGCTAAGCCAGCAACTCGACGATCCGGCATTTCCTGAAATTACATACCGTCGCGGCGCTAGCGGTCAGCCAATGCCTTTTCTGCGCGGGACTGGCTTGCGCGTGCAGACAGTGGTAGTTGCTGCGAAACTTTGGGGTTTATCCCCGAAGGAAATTTCTGCTGAGTATGGGTTGAGTGAGGCTCAGGTGAAGCAGGCTCTAGCTTACTTTGGAGCGCACGCGGCGGAAATAGAGATGGCGATCGCATCTGAAGAAACTCTTGAAGCGGCAAATGTCTAA
- a CDS encoding DUF5615 family PIN-like protein, whose protein sequence is MSKPLLHLDADTSIKALHQALISRGHDVTRTPTDWMPLDASDEAQLLGATAQGRCIFTFNIRDFLILAEYPQHGGIILAAQSSWTLSDLIAALDRLLSETHASEWIGQVRWLNQWRT, encoded by the coding sequence ATGTCTAAACCGCTGTTGCACCTTGATGCCGATACATCTATTAAAGCCCTACATCAAGCCTTAATTTCTCGCGGTCACGATGTCACCCGAACACCAACTGATTGGATGCCTTTAGATGCCAGCGATGAGGCTCAGTTATTAGGGGCTACGGCACAAGGACGGTGTATCTTTACCTTTAACATCCGCGATTTTTTGATTTTAGCCGAATACCCCCAACATGGCGGCATTATCCTGGCGGCTCAAAGCAGTTGGACACTCTCGGATTTAATTGCTGCTCTAGATCGCCTGCTGTCAGAGACACACGCATCTGAGTGGATCGGGCAAGTACGCTGGCTGAACCAGTGGCGAACATAA
- a CDS encoding type II toxin-antitoxin system PemK/MazF family toxin produces MPASNLTYRRGEIRWVTLDPTVGAEAQKTRACLIVQNDIMNQYGLLTIVMPFRPGKKEAPYVVNVKATPSNGLDQDHFIDVGQIRAVDHRRVLGLVGVLEEEYWEQIRFSLNVVLGFAI; encoded by the coding sequence ATGCCAGCGAGTAATTTAACTTATCGGCGGGGAGAAATCCGTTGGGTCACACTCGATCCAACCGTAGGGGCTGAGGCGCAAAAAACCCGCGCTTGCTTGATTGTGCAAAATGACATTATGAACCAATATGGGCTTCTGACAATTGTGATGCCGTTTCGACCGGGAAAGAAGGAAGCCCCCTACGTTGTAAATGTCAAAGCAACACCCTCCAATGGATTAGACCAAGACCATTTTATTGATGTCGGGCAAATTCGTGCTGTCGATCATCGTCGCGTTTTGGGTTTAGTGGGTGTGCTGGAGGAAGAATATTGGGAACAGATTCGCTTTAGTTTAAATGTGGTTTTGGGGTTTGCGATCTAA